A region from the Corallococcus caeni genome encodes:
- a CDS encoding HD domain-containing phosphohydrolase has protein sequence MEAIPPAPPRILIVDDDDSVRDVISVLLREEGYNCVVANGAEMALDVAGEEETPLVISDMKMPGRDGLWLLENLRERLPDTSVIMLTGYGDTESAVDCLRRGAVDYLLKPPKLTDLIRAIERALAKRRIEMARKRYQKKLEGKVRDRTAELRSALHNIANTYQNTLLALVAALDAREHETSDHSQRVVSYTSAIASRMGIRGKEMEEIGRGALLHDIGKIGVPDAVLLKPGKLTPDEWLEMRRHPEIGFQMIQNIPFLSTPADIVLSHQERYDGAGYPRNLQRNEIHIGARIFAVADTLDAMTSDRPYRKGTTFANAIQEIKRCANTQFDPDVVKAFLDIGEEGLIHIKKQMAEKKLNPMQAAADAAEAESELARLTDLDDEPDSPPVGSTATPIGAPPVVIRSASGTEG, from the coding sequence GTGGAAGCCATCCCCCCCGCACCGCCCAGAATCCTGATCGTCGACGACGACGACTCCGTCCGCGACGTCATCTCCGTGCTCCTCCGTGAGGAGGGCTACAACTGCGTCGTGGCCAACGGCGCCGAGATGGCGCTCGACGTCGCGGGTGAAGAAGAGACGCCGCTCGTCATCAGCGACATGAAGATGCCGGGCCGCGACGGGCTGTGGCTCCTGGAGAACCTGCGCGAGCGGCTGCCGGACACGTCCGTCATCATGCTCACCGGCTACGGCGACACCGAGTCCGCCGTGGACTGTCTGCGCCGGGGCGCGGTGGACTACCTGCTCAAGCCACCCAAGCTCACCGACCTGATCCGGGCCATCGAGCGTGCGCTCGCCAAGCGGCGCATCGAGATGGCGCGCAAGCGCTACCAGAAGAAGCTCGAGGGCAAGGTGCGCGACCGCACCGCCGAGCTGCGCAGCGCGCTGCACAACATCGCCAACACGTACCAGAACACGCTGCTGGCGCTGGTGGCGGCCCTGGACGCGCGCGAGCACGAGACGAGCGACCACTCCCAGCGCGTGGTCAGCTACACGAGCGCCATCGCCAGCCGCATGGGCATCCGCGGCAAGGAGATGGAGGAGATCGGCCGCGGGGCGCTCCTGCACGACATCGGGAAGATCGGCGTGCCGGACGCGGTGCTGCTCAAGCCCGGCAAGCTCACCCCCGACGAGTGGCTGGAGATGCGGCGTCATCCGGAAATCGGTTTCCAGATGATCCAGAACATCCCCTTCCTCTCCACCCCGGCGGACATCGTCCTGTCGCACCAGGAGCGCTACGACGGCGCGGGCTACCCCCGCAACCTCCAGCGCAATGAGATCCACATCGGCGCGCGCATCTTCGCGGTGGCGGACACGCTGGACGCGATGACGAGCGACCGGCCGTACCGCAAGGGCACGACGTTCGCCAACGCCATCCAGGAGATCAAGCGCTGCGCCAACACGCAGTTCGACCCGGACGTGGTGAAGGCGTTCCTGGACATCGGCGAGGAGGGGCTCATCCACATCAAGAAGCAGATGGCGGAGAAGAAGCTCAACCCGATGCAGGCCGCCGCGGACGCCGCCGAGGCGGAGTCCGAGCTGGCGCGGCTCACCGACCTGGACGACGAGCCGGACTCTCCGCCGGTGGGCAGCACGGCCACGCCAATTGGGGCGCCGCCCGTCGTCATCCGCTCCGCGTCCGGCACCGAGGGCTGA
- the thiO gene encoding glycine oxidase ThiO yields MATSDVLVVGGGVMGCGIALRLRQAGVRVTVLERSIPGAEASSAAGGILAPQWEADGPGPFFELCLRSRALYGSFATELRELSGVDIAYRPCGLLRVAFDEADLHHVESTVGWQHGMGLRAQLLDGKAARELEPHLSPTAVGAAHFPDDHQVDNRLLVRALTMAAARVGAVFKSGYVRGVVHEHGRAVGVDLDGEVLRADAVVLAAGSWSSLVQGAGVSAQAVRPARGQMVQLQTRLPLLERVVTSAKGYLVPRADGRIIAGSTMEHVGFDKQVTAAGLARILDMALELCPDLGSAPVVETWAGFRPWTQDALPYIGEGPTPGLFLATGHFRNGILLTPITAKLVAQAVLGEKPSVDLSPFRYDRGTMARG; encoded by the coding sequence ATGGCAACCTCCGACGTCCTCGTGGTGGGCGGTGGCGTGATGGGCTGCGGCATCGCGCTGAGACTCCGTCAGGCCGGTGTGCGCGTGACGGTGCTGGAGCGCTCCATCCCCGGCGCCGAGGCCTCCAGCGCCGCGGGCGGCATCCTCGCGCCGCAGTGGGAGGCCGACGGACCGGGCCCCTTCTTCGAGCTCTGCCTGCGAAGCCGCGCCCTCTACGGGAGCTTCGCCACCGAGCTGCGTGAACTCTCCGGCGTGGACATCGCGTACCGGCCGTGCGGCCTGCTGCGCGTCGCGTTCGACGAAGCGGACCTCCACCATGTGGAGTCCACCGTGGGCTGGCAGCACGGCATGGGGCTGCGCGCCCAGCTGCTCGACGGCAAGGCCGCGCGCGAGCTGGAGCCGCACCTGTCCCCCACCGCCGTGGGCGCCGCGCACTTCCCGGATGATCACCAGGTGGACAACCGGCTCCTCGTGCGCGCGCTCACCATGGCCGCCGCGCGCGTGGGTGCTGTGTTCAAGAGCGGCTACGTGCGCGGCGTGGTGCACGAGCACGGCCGCGCGGTGGGCGTGGACCTGGACGGCGAGGTGCTGCGCGCGGACGCCGTGGTGCTGGCGGCGGGCTCGTGGTCGTCCCTGGTCCAGGGTGCGGGCGTGTCGGCGCAGGCGGTGCGCCCGGCGCGAGGACAGATGGTGCAGCTGCAGACGCGGCTGCCGCTCCTGGAGCGCGTGGTGACGTCCGCGAAGGGCTACCTGGTGCCGCGCGCGGACGGGCGGATCATCGCCGGGAGCACCATGGAGCACGTGGGCTTCGACAAGCAGGTGACCGCGGCGGGCCTGGCGCGGATCCTCGACATGGCGCTGGAGCTCTGCCCGGACCTGGGCAGCGCGCCCGTGGTGGAGACGTGGGCCGGCTTCCGTCCCTGGACCCAGGACGCGCTGCCCTACATCGGAGAAGGGCCCACGCCCGGCCTGTTCCTCGCCACGGGCCACTTCCGCAACGGCATCCTCCTCACCCCCATCACCGCCAAGCTCGTCGCCCAGGCCGTGCTGGGAGAGAAGCCCTCGGTGGATCTCTCCCCGTTCCGCTACGACCGGGGGACAATGGCGCGCGGCTGA
- the hisG gene encoding ATP phosphoribosyltransferase, whose product MLKIALPNKGRLSEEVRELFNDAGLEVRARGERALTASLGGEFEAIFVRAQDIPEFVADGAAQAGVTGWDLVNEAGRELEPLMDLEFGRCRLVVAARDESGITRVEDVKDGMRVASCFPRLTQAFFQQRGQKVTVVPVSGAAEIAPHLGIADIVVDLTSTGSTLKMNGLREVSTVLESSARLVAYPGNGAEARRALEELTQALGSVLAARGRRYLMANVPKSSLEQVREVLPGLNGPTVVDVMNGGHFVAVHAVVSSKTLYRTVNALKALGGQGILVTRIERLMA is encoded by the coding sequence ATGTTGAAGATTGCCCTGCCCAACAAAGGACGTCTGTCCGAGGAAGTGCGCGAGCTGTTCAACGACGCGGGCCTGGAGGTGCGCGCCCGGGGAGAGCGGGCCCTCACCGCGTCCCTGGGCGGCGAGTTCGAGGCCATCTTCGTCCGCGCCCAGGACATCCCGGAGTTCGTCGCGGACGGCGCCGCGCAGGCGGGCGTCACCGGCTGGGACCTGGTGAACGAGGCCGGGCGCGAGCTGGAGCCGCTGATGGACCTGGAGTTCGGCCGCTGCCGGCTGGTGGTGGCCGCGCGCGACGAGAGCGGCATCACCCGCGTGGAGGACGTGAAGGACGGGATGCGGGTGGCCTCGTGCTTCCCTCGACTGACGCAGGCCTTCTTCCAGCAGCGTGGACAGAAGGTGACGGTGGTGCCGGTGAGCGGCGCGGCGGAGATCGCCCCGCACCTGGGCATCGCGGACATCGTGGTGGACCTCACGTCCACGGGCTCCACGCTGAAGATGAACGGCCTGCGGGAGGTGTCCACCGTGCTGGAGTCCAGCGCCCGGCTGGTGGCGTATCCGGGCAACGGCGCGGAGGCCCGGCGCGCGCTGGAGGAGCTGACGCAGGCGCTGGGGTCCGTGCTGGCGGCGCGCGGGCGGCGCTACCTGATGGCCAACGTCCCGAAGTCGTCGCTGGAGCAGGTGCGCGAGGTGCTGCCCGGCCTCAACGGCCCCACGGTGGTGGACGTGATGAACGGGGGCCACTTCGTCGCGGTGCACGCGGTGGTCTCGTCGAAGACGCTCTACCGCACGGTCAACGCGCTGAAGGCGCTGGGCGGGCAGGGCATCCTCGTCACGCGCATCGAGAGGTTGATGGCATGA
- the hisD gene encoding histidinol dehydrogenase: MSAPVLKYQGALSALDPEARRKLLARTGESDAQVASRVQAIIARVRAEGDRALFDFAREFDRVELQALEVPRARWDVALESIPSGVREALTRAARNIARAHAAQRPQATEVETERGVVVGRRPDPLSRVGVYAPGGRAVYPSSVLMGVVPAKVAGVGEVIVCSPPGPDGLPSAGVLAAAALAGADRVFALGGAGAVAALAYGTRSVPRVDRIVGPGNAYVAAAKLQVVDAVAIDAPAGPSEILVVADASAQPEAVARELLAQAEHDPEACCVALVVGASLAQAVRDAVEQQARVARRGDIVLAALGSRGAVLRIDSLEEAWPFVADFAPEHLLLATSKPSEDLARVRNAGTVFVGQRASVAFGDYLTGANHVLPTAGLARAYSGLSVLDFYRWTTWQRVTPEAAAAMADDVGTLADSEGLFAHAAAARAWRAP; this comes from the coding sequence ATGAGCGCTCCGGTCCTCAAGTATCAGGGTGCCCTGTCCGCACTGGATCCCGAAGCGCGGCGGAAGCTGCTGGCGCGCACGGGAGAGTCGGACGCCCAGGTGGCTTCCCGCGTCCAGGCGATCATCGCCCGTGTGCGCGCGGAAGGCGACCGGGCCCTCTTCGACTTCGCTCGCGAGTTCGACCGCGTGGAGTTGCAGGCCCTGGAGGTTCCACGCGCACGGTGGGACGTGGCGCTGGAGTCGATTCCGTCCGGGGTGCGCGAGGCGCTGACCCGCGCGGCGCGCAACATCGCCCGGGCCCACGCGGCGCAGCGGCCCCAGGCCACCGAGGTGGAGACGGAGCGCGGCGTGGTCGTGGGCCGCCGGCCGGATCCGCTGAGCCGGGTCGGCGTGTACGCCCCCGGCGGCCGGGCGGTGTACCCCAGCAGCGTGCTCATGGGCGTGGTCCCCGCGAAGGTGGCGGGCGTGGGCGAGGTCATCGTCTGTTCTCCGCCAGGACCGGACGGTCTGCCGAGCGCGGGCGTGCTCGCGGCGGCGGCATTGGCGGGCGCGGACCGGGTCTTCGCGTTGGGCGGCGCGGGTGCGGTGGCCGCGCTGGCCTATGGCACGCGGAGCGTTCCCCGGGTGGACCGCATCGTCGGACCGGGCAATGCCTACGTGGCGGCGGCGAAGCTCCAGGTGGTGGACGCCGTCGCCATCGACGCTCCCGCGGGCCCGAGCGAGATCCTCGTGGTCGCCGACGCGAGCGCCCAACCGGAGGCCGTGGCGCGCGAGCTGTTGGCCCAGGCGGAGCACGACCCCGAGGCCTGCTGCGTGGCGCTGGTGGTGGGCGCTTCGCTGGCGCAGGCGGTGCGGGACGCAGTGGAGCAGCAGGCCCGCGTCGCGCGGCGCGGGGACATCGTCCTTGCGGCGCTGGGCAGCCGGGGCGCGGTGTTGCGCATCGACTCGCTGGAGGAGGCGTGGCCCTTCGTCGCGGACTTCGCGCCGGAACACCTGCTGCTCGCGACGTCGAAGCCCTCGGAGGACCTGGCACGCGTTCGCAACGCAGGCACGGTGTTCGTGGGACAGCGCGCGTCGGTGGCCTTCGGCGACTACCTCACGGGCGCGAACCACGTGCTGCCCACCGCGGGCCTGGCCCGGGCGTACTCGGGGCTGAGCGTGCTGGACTTCTACCGCTGGACCACGTGGCAACGCGTGACGCCGGAAGCAGCGGCGGCGATGGCTGACGACGTGGGGACGCTGGCGGACAGCGAGGGCCTCTTCGCCCACGCGGCCGCGGCGCGGGCCTGGAGGGCGCCATGA
- a CDS encoding pyridoxal phosphate-dependent aminotransferase, translating into MIPFRDTYRDIPLYSPAKKPCRVDLSDNTNLFGAPPSADRVLREEGLLKLSRYPGGYAPDLKRAVARYAGVAVENVTTGCGSDDVIDCALRAFLEPGDVVAFPDPTFVMVPMFARLSALKPVPVPLRAGSDLDLDVEGLLATGAKLIYVCTPNNPTGTVASRAALERLVDQARGVVLIDQAYVEFTRGGDFLDLARTRPNVLVTRTMSKAFGLAGLRVGWGVGAPSLVAEVEKARGPYKHTTLGEAVAVSALTEDVPWMEACAAEAVENRERLRGGLRALGLEPLPSEGNFLLVPVPEARRVGEALRERNVNVRVFEGLTGVGDALRIGCGPWPLMASALKALKEVL; encoded by the coding sequence ATGATTCCGTTCCGCGACACGTACCGGGACATCCCGCTGTACTCGCCGGCGAAGAAGCCGTGCCGGGTGGACCTGAGCGACAACACCAACCTCTTCGGAGCGCCCCCGTCGGCGGATCGCGTGCTGCGGGAAGAGGGCCTCCTGAAGCTCTCCCGCTATCCCGGCGGCTATGCGCCGGACCTGAAGCGCGCCGTGGCGCGGTACGCGGGCGTCGCGGTGGAGAACGTGACGACGGGCTGCGGCTCGGACGACGTCATCGACTGCGCGCTGCGGGCCTTCCTGGAGCCCGGAGACGTGGTGGCCTTTCCGGACCCCACGTTCGTGATGGTGCCCATGTTCGCCCGGCTGAGCGCGCTCAAGCCGGTGCCCGTGCCGCTGCGGGCGGGTTCGGACCTGGACCTGGACGTGGAGGGCCTGCTCGCCACGGGGGCGAAGCTCATCTACGTGTGCACGCCGAACAACCCCACTGGCACCGTGGCCTCCCGCGCGGCGCTGGAGCGGCTGGTGGATCAGGCGCGGGGCGTGGTGCTCATCGACCAGGCCTATGTGGAGTTCACGCGGGGCGGAGACTTCCTCGACCTGGCGCGGACGCGGCCCAACGTCCTGGTGACGCGCACGATGTCCAAGGCGTTCGGGCTCGCGGGCCTGCGGGTGGGCTGGGGCGTGGGCGCGCCGTCGCTGGTCGCGGAGGTGGAGAAGGCCCGGGGGCCCTACAAGCACACGACGCTGGGCGAGGCCGTGGCGGTGTCCGCGCTCACGGAGGACGTCCCCTGGATGGAGGCCTGCGCGGCGGAGGCCGTGGAGAACCGCGAACGGCTGCGCGGCGGCTTGAGGGCGCTGGGCCTGGAGCCGCTGCCCTCGGAGGGCAACTTCCTCCTCGTCCCCGTGCCGGAAGCGCGGCGGGTGGGCGAAGCGCTGCGGGAGCGCAACGTGAACGTGCGGGTGTTCGAAGGGCTCACGGGCGTGGGCGATGCGCTGCGCATCGGCTGCGGTCCCTGGCCCCTGATGGCTTCAGCGCTGAAGGCGCTCAAGGAGGTGCTGTGA
- the hisH gene encoding imidazole glycerol phosphate synthase subunit HisH — translation MRVTLFDYGAGNLHSLIKALATTPGAEVRVQEEPSRALDTDVLVLPGVGAFGSAAARLAPGREAMRKALDAGLPCLGICLGMQLLFEESDEGAGQGLGYFPGRVTRLAARHVPQIGWNDVEEDRALKSARLSTVYYAHSFVCRAVEPREVVGWTTHEGDRFPASVRRGNVLGVQFHPEKSSDAGVRFVQAFLQEVAS, via the coding sequence ATGCGAGTGACCCTGTTCGACTACGGCGCGGGCAACCTGCACTCGCTGATCAAGGCGCTGGCCACCACGCCAGGCGCGGAGGTGCGCGTGCAGGAGGAGCCGTCGCGCGCGCTGGATACGGACGTCCTGGTGCTGCCCGGCGTGGGGGCATTTGGTTCCGCGGCGGCGCGGCTGGCTCCGGGACGCGAGGCGATGCGCAAGGCCCTGGACGCGGGCCTGCCGTGCCTGGGCATCTGCCTGGGCATGCAGCTGCTCTTCGAGGAGAGCGACGAGGGGGCAGGGCAGGGACTCGGCTACTTCCCGGGCCGGGTGACGCGGCTGGCCGCGCGGCATGTCCCCCAGATCGGCTGGAACGACGTGGAGGAGGACCGGGCGCTTAAGTCCGCGCGGCTGTCCACCGTGTACTACGCGCACAGCTTCGTGTGCCGTGCCGTGGAGCCGCGCGAGGTGGTGGGCTGGACGACCCACGAAGGCGACCGGTTCCCCGCCTCCGTGCGGCGCGGCAACGTGCTGGGCGTGCAGTTCCACCCGGAGAAGTCCTCCGACGCGGGCGTGCGCTTCGTGCAGGCGTTCCTCCAGGAGGTGGCCTCGTGA
- a CDS encoding 1-(5-phosphoribosyl)-5-[(5-phosphoribosylamino)methylideneamino] imidazole-4-carboxamide isomerase has translation MIAIPAIDLREGACVQLVGGSYEAERVRVNDPLDALKQWLSLGFRTFHVVDLDAALGKGSNADVVARLVSYAPGLTFSVGGGVREAWRVEAVLAGGASSVVVGTRAIEDLAWLTEVSERFPGRVVVAADVKGREVVTRGWTAGSARDIRDVLSALEPLPLGGLLVTAVHKEGQLGGVDLPLMEEVARSSRHRILASGGVTTLEDLRALAKVGAHGAVVGMALYTGRLDARAVAREFTE, from the coding sequence GTGATCGCCATCCCGGCCATCGACCTGCGGGAAGGCGCGTGCGTGCAGCTCGTGGGAGGCTCCTACGAGGCGGAGCGCGTGCGCGTGAATGATCCGCTGGATGCCTTGAAGCAGTGGCTCTCGCTGGGCTTCCGCACGTTCCATGTCGTGGACCTGGACGCGGCGCTGGGCAAGGGCTCCAACGCGGATGTGGTGGCGCGGCTGGTGTCGTATGCCCCGGGCCTTACCTTTTCGGTGGGCGGCGGTGTGCGCGAGGCCTGGCGGGTGGAGGCGGTGCTCGCGGGCGGGGCGTCCTCGGTCGTCGTGGGGACCCGCGCCATCGAGGATCTCGCCTGGCTCACCGAGGTCTCGGAGCGCTTCCCGGGCCGCGTGGTGGTCGCCGCGGACGTGAAGGGCCGCGAGGTCGTGACGCGCGGCTGGACGGCCGGCAGCGCGCGCGACATCCGCGACGTGCTGTCCGCGCTGGAGCCCCTGCCGCTGGGCGGGTTGCTCGTCACGGCGGTGCACAAGGAGGGGCAGCTGGGCGGCGTGGACCTGCCGCTGATGGAGGAGGTGGCCCGTTCGAGCCGGCACCGGATCCTTGCCTCCGGCGGCGTGACGACGTTGGAGGACCTGCGCGCGCTGGCGAAGGTGGGCGCGCACGGGGCTGTGGTGGGCATGGCGCTTTACACAGGACGGCTGGATGCGCGCGCGGTCGCGCGGGAGTTCACGGAATGA
- a CDS encoding imidazoleglycerol-phosphate dehydratase has protein sequence MSTVTTVVRETKETQVTVELARGTGVARVDTGLKFFDHMLATFARYAGLDLTLRARGDLRHHLMEDVAITLGTAVQRVIPATAARYGERTLPMDDALVQACLDAGGRFYYRGPLKNRLYEHWMRSFCEHSRITLHLRVLRGKDSHHLTEAAFKALGLALRDAMVDSGVVFSMKGSVSLEVK, from the coding sequence ATGAGCACGGTCACGACGGTCGTCCGGGAAACGAAGGAGACGCAGGTCACGGTGGAGCTGGCGCGCGGCACGGGCGTGGCCCGGGTGGACACGGGCCTCAAGTTCTTCGACCACATGCTCGCCACCTTCGCGCGCTACGCGGGGCTGGACCTGACCCTGCGCGCGCGCGGCGACCTGCGCCACCACCTGATGGAGGACGTGGCCATCACCCTGGGCACCGCCGTCCAGCGCGTCATCCCCGCCACGGCGGCGCGCTACGGCGAGCGCACCCTGCCCATGGACGACGCGCTGGTGCAGGCGTGCCTGGACGCGGGCGGGCGCTTCTACTACCGGGGCCCGCTGAAGAACCGGCTGTACGAGCACTGGATGCGCTCCTTCTGCGAACACTCGCGCATCACGCTCCACCTGCGCGTGCTGCGCGGGAAGGACAGCCACCACCTCACCGAGGCGGCCTTCAAGGCGCTGGGGCTCGCGCTGCGCGACGCGATGGTGGACTCCGGCGTCGTCTTCAGCATGAAGGGCAGCGTCTCCCTGGAGGTGAAGTGA
- the hisF gene encoding imidazole glycerol phosphate synthase subunit HisF has translation MLRRRIIVCLDVKGGRVVKGIQFEGLRDVGDPVELARRYEEAGADEVTFLDISASAEERQTLWDLVQRTAERLFIPLTVGGGVRTVEDVGRALRAGADKVSINSAAVATPELLTGCAERFGAQCVVASIDAKREGDRYRVYTHGGRRPTDLDAVAWAKECVRRGAGEVLLTSIDRDGARTGYDLDLTRAVAEAVDVPVIASGGAGRAEHVRDALTIGAADAALVAGILHDGLTTVGALKALLKDNGISIRSTT, from the coding sequence ATGCTCCGCCGACGGATCATCGTCTGCCTGGACGTGAAGGGCGGCCGCGTGGTGAAGGGCATCCAGTTCGAGGGCCTGCGCGACGTGGGCGACCCGGTGGAGCTGGCGCGGCGCTATGAGGAGGCCGGCGCGGACGAGGTGACGTTCCTGGACATCTCCGCGAGCGCCGAGGAGCGGCAGACGCTGTGGGACCTGGTCCAGCGCACCGCGGAGCGCCTCTTCATCCCGCTCACGGTGGGCGGCGGCGTGCGGACCGTGGAGGACGTGGGGCGCGCGCTGCGGGCCGGCGCGGACAAGGTGAGCATCAACTCCGCGGCCGTGGCCACGCCCGAACTGCTCACCGGCTGCGCGGAGCGCTTCGGCGCCCAGTGCGTCGTGGCCAGCATCGACGCGAAGCGGGAGGGCGACCGCTACCGCGTCTACACGCACGGAGGCCGCCGCCCCACCGACCTGGACGCGGTGGCCTGGGCGAAGGAGTGCGTCCGGCGCGGCGCGGGCGAGGTGCTGCTCACCAGCATCGACCGGGACGGCGCGCGCACGGGCTATGACCTGGACCTGACGCGCGCGGTGGCGGAGGCCGTGGACGTGCCCGTCATCGCCTCCGGCGGCGCGGGCCGCGCGGAGCACGTGCGAGACGCGCTGACGATTGGCGCGGCGGATGCGGCGCTGGTGGCCGGCATCCTCCACGATGGCCTCACCACCGTGGGCGCCTTGAAGGCCCTGCTGAAGGACAACGGCATCTCCATCCGGAGCACGACATGA
- the hisN gene encoding histidinol-phosphatase, whose amino-acid sequence MNADPRDLMEAAADVARKAGDVALDFFRRGIAVDTKSDGTPVTVADRTAEWTAREWLEAHFPEDGILGEEFGESRPGAKRRWILDPIDGTKTFIRGVPLWGTLVAVAEGENILAGAAYFPAVNELLVASPGLGCFWNGSAARVSEQDSLAQSVVLITDERFLQNPAKGQAWRELSRQASLSRTWGDCYGYLLVATGRAEAMVDEALSPWDAAALQPIIEEAGGVFTDWKGTRTAFGGDGIATNAALAKQVREVLGKGVRP is encoded by the coding sequence ATGAACGCGGACCCGAGAGATTTGATGGAGGCCGCCGCCGACGTGGCGCGCAAGGCCGGTGACGTGGCGCTGGACTTCTTCCGGCGCGGCATCGCCGTGGACACCAAGAGCGATGGAACGCCCGTGACCGTGGCGGATCGCACCGCCGAGTGGACCGCCCGCGAGTGGCTGGAGGCGCACTTCCCCGAGGACGGCATCCTGGGCGAGGAGTTCGGCGAGTCGCGGCCGGGCGCGAAGCGCCGCTGGATATTGGATCCCATCGACGGCACGAAGACGTTCATCCGGGGCGTGCCGCTGTGGGGCACGCTGGTCGCGGTGGCGGAAGGGGAGAACATCCTCGCGGGCGCGGCCTACTTCCCGGCCGTGAACGAGCTGCTCGTCGCGTCTCCGGGCCTGGGTTGCTTCTGGAACGGCTCCGCGGCGCGCGTGTCGGAGCAGGACTCGCTGGCGCAATCCGTGGTGCTCATCACCGACGAGCGCTTCCTCCAGAACCCCGCGAAGGGCCAGGCGTGGCGGGAGCTGTCCCGGCAGGCGTCCCTCTCCCGCACGTGGGGGGACTGCTACGGCTACCTCCTCGTCGCCACCGGCCGCGCGGAGGCCATGGTGGACGAGGCCCTGTCCCCCTGGGACGCGGCGGCGCTGCAACCCATCATCGAGGAGGCGGGCGGCGTGTTCACCGACTGGAAGGGTACGCGCACGGCGTTCGGCGGTGACGGCATCGCCACCAACGCGGCGCTGGCGAAGCAGGTGCGCGAGGTGCTGGGCAAGGGAGTGCGGCCATGA
- the hisIE gene encoding bifunctional phosphoribosyl-AMP cyclohydrolase/phosphoribosyl-ATP diphosphatase HisIE: MTLDLSTLNFDKGQGLVTVVTQDASTGDVLMVAHADREALERTLATGEMHYRSRTRGLWHKGATSGNTQQVVSLTADCDGDAVLARVRKAGPACHTGEETCFGEGRWDTLAHLDATLAARATGPLPEGAKPSYTRRLLEDRNLRLKKLGEEAAELVTACADADKHRAAEEAADVLYHVLVAVRPLGLTLDDVKAVLAARARPKVP, translated from the coding sequence ATGACGCTGGACCTCTCCACGTTGAACTTCGACAAGGGCCAGGGGCTGGTGACGGTGGTGACGCAGGACGCGAGCACCGGCGACGTCCTGATGGTGGCGCACGCCGACCGCGAGGCGCTGGAGCGCACGCTCGCCACGGGCGAGATGCACTACCGCTCCCGCACGCGCGGCCTCTGGCACAAGGGCGCCACCAGCGGGAACACCCAGCAGGTCGTCTCCCTCACCGCGGATTGCGACGGTGACGCGGTGCTCGCGCGCGTGCGGAAGGCCGGCCCCGCGTGCCACACCGGCGAGGAGACCTGCTTCGGTGAAGGCCGCTGGGACACGCTCGCGCACCTGGACGCGACGCTCGCCGCCCGCGCGACGGGCCCCCTGCCGGAGGGCGCGAAGCCCAGCTACACGCGGCGCCTGCTGGAGGACCGGAACCTGCGCCTGAAGAAGCTGGGCGAGGAGGCCGCGGAGCTCGTCACCGCCTGCGCGGACGCGGACAAGCACCGGGCCGCCGAGGAGGCCGCCGACGTGCTCTACCACGTGCTCGTCGCGGTCCGACCCCTGGGCCTGACGCTGGACGACGTGAAGGCCGTCCTCGCCGCGCGCGCACGTCCGAAGGTGCCCTGA
- a CDS encoding DofB protein: protein MSATYQSELIDRVLFSRWHNPPTKDDVQAIMAQMEEATQRLGQNVLYIASISPKAKVPDATERAHLNQMVAEGRRYCEQSWLVYEGTDLQHNLQRVIISGVLILTRTFDNYLSVAKSADAIVKDVSTALKKDATSIFRQARDRGLIA from the coding sequence GTGTCTGCCACGTACCAATCCGAACTCATCGACCGCGTCCTCTTCTCGCGCTGGCACAACCCGCCGACGAAGGATGACGTCCAGGCCATCATGGCGCAGATGGAGGAGGCGACGCAGCGGCTGGGACAGAACGTGCTGTACATCGCGTCCATCAGCCCCAAGGCGAAGGTTCCCGATGCGACCGAGCGCGCGCACCTGAACCAGATGGTGGCCGAGGGCCGCCGCTACTGTGAGCAGTCCTGGCTCGTGTACGAGGGCACGGACCTGCAGCACAACCTCCAGCGCGTCATCATCTCGGGCGTGCTCATCCTCACGCGCACGTTCGACAACTACCTGTCGGTCGCGAAGTCGGCGGACGCCATCGTCAAGGACGTCTCCACCGCCCTGAAGAAGGACGCGACGTCCATCTTCCGCCAGGCGCGCGACCGCGGCCTCATCGCCTGA